The proteins below are encoded in one region of Loxodonta africana isolate mLoxAfr1 chromosome 5, mLoxAfr1.hap2, whole genome shotgun sequence:
- the LOC100656210 gene encoding large ribosomal subunit protein uL11-like, translating into MVLLSSSKRTFQASRLSAGRRPRCNFLWSFRIWVHPTPGASALPPKFDPNEIKVVYLRCTGGEVGATCALAPKIGHLGLSPKKVGDDIAKATGDWKGLRITVKLTIQNRQAQIEVVPSASALIIKGLKEPPRDRKKQKNIKHSGNITFDEIVGIAPQMQHRSLARELSGTIKEILGTAQSVGCSVVGHHPHDIIDDINSGAVECPTS; encoded by the coding sequence atggtgctgctttcatcatcaaaaagaacatttcaagcctCTCGGCTTTCGGCTGGGAGGAGGCCTCGGTGCAACTTTCTTTGGTCGTTCCGCATCTGGGTTCATCCGACACCAGGTGCCTCCGCCTTGCCGCCAAAGTTTGACCCCAACGAGATCAAAGTCGTGTACCTGAGGTGCACTGGTGGGGAAGTTGGTGCCACGTGTGCTCTAGCCCCCAAGATCGGCCACCTGGGTCTGTCTCCAAAAAAGGTTGGTGATGACATTGCCAAGGCAACTGGTGACTGGAAGGGACTGAGGATTACGGTGAAACTGACCATTCAGAACAGACAGGCTCAGATTGAAGTGGtgccctctgcctctgccctgatcatcaaaggccTGAAGGAACCacccagagacagaaagaagcagaaaaacaTTAAGCACAGTGGAAATATCACTTTTGATGAGATTGTCGGCATTGCCCCTCAGATGCAACACAGATCTTTAGCCAGAGAGCTCTCTGGAACTATCAAAGAGATCCTGGGGACTGCTCAGTCTGTGGGCTGCAGTGTTGTTGGCCACCACCCTCATGACATCATAGATGACATCAACAGTGGTGCTGTGGAATGCCCGACTAGCTAA